The Penicillium digitatum chromosome 6, complete sequence genome has a window encoding:
- a CDS encoding Beta-lactamase family protein: MPATSKPTESEHARLQNDYGADYWVRNSAQQHRRATAGRGLFAGLQDVKHYNVDHGWAQRKSDAAQPGILGSIWSRLTGL, encoded by the exons ATGCCTGCCACATCCAAACCCACTGAAAGCGAGCACGCCCGTCTGCAAAATGACTACGGCGCAGACTACTGGGTTCGGAATTCCGCTCAACAGCATCGC CGCGCAACGGCCGGACGAGGCCTCTTTGCTGGGCTACAAGATGTGAAGCACTACAACGTCGACCACGGCTGGGCTCAACGCAAGTCCGATGCTGCGCAGCCTGGCATTCTCGGGTCCATTTGGAGTCG ACTCACTGGACTCTGA
- a CDS encoding Acetyl-coA hydrolase Ach1, putative — MSASALLKSRVRRPSYLKKLAKAEDLIHHFPNGTYIGWSGFTGVGYPKMVPTALADHVEKNNLQGQLKYNLFVGASSGAETESRWAHLNMIERRSPHQVGKEIAKGINNGQIKFFDKHLSMFPSDLVYGWYTLNKAKPTIDVAVIEASAITENGGIIPGASVGASPELIQMADKVIIEVNTSMPSFEGLHDITGSELPPARKPYLVMAPEDRIGTSYIPVDPEKVVAIVESTYPDQTLPNAPEDEGSQAIASNLIEFLKHEVNHGRLPPNLLPIQSGIGNIANAVIGGLSKGGADFKNLKVWTEVLQDSFLDLFDSGNLDFATATSIRFSPDGFKRFYDNWDRYAGKLLLRSQQVSNSPEIIRRLGCIGMNTPVEVDIYAHANSTCVMGSRMLNGLGGSADFLRNSKYSIMHTPSARPSKTDPTGVSCIVPFATHIDQTEHDLDVVVTEQGLADVRGLSPRERARVIIKNCSHPDYTPILTDYLDRAEFECLRKGMGHEPHLLFQAFNMHKNLQEKGTMKIDSWE; from the exons ATGTCTGCTTCGGCCCTATTGAAAAGCCGTGTGCGGCGCCCATCGTACCTGAAGAAGCTCGCTAAAGCCGAGGATCTCATCCACCACTTCCCCAATGGCACGTACATCGGCTGGTCCGGATTCACCGGCGTTGGGTACCCCAA GATGGTTCCTACTGCTCTTGCAGACCACGTCGAGAAGAACAACCTCCAGGGACAGCTGAAGTACAACCTGTTTGTGGGTGCCTCCTCCGGCGCAGAGACCGAGAGTCGCTGGGCCCACTTGAACATGATTGAGCGCCGTAGCCCCCATCAGGTCGGAAAGGAAATCGCCAAGGGAATCAACAACGGCCAGATCAAATTCTTCGATAAGCATCTGAGCATGTTCCCCTCGGATTTGGTCTAT GGCTGGTACACTCTCAACAAGGCTAAGCCTACGATCGACGTGGCAGTCATTGAGGCTTCCGCGATCACTGAGAACGGAGGCATCATCCCCGGTGCCTCCGTCGGGGCTTCGCCCGAACTGATCCAGATGGCCGACAAGGTCATTATCGAAGTCAACACCTCCATGCCCTCCTTCGAAGGCCTGCACGATATCACCGGCTCCGAGCTTCCCCCGGCCCGCAAGCCCTACCTCGTCATGGCCCCGGAGGACCGCATCGGAACCAGCTACATCCCCGTCGACCCCGAGAAGGTCGTCGCCATCGTGGAGTCCACCTACCCCGACCAAACCCTCCCCAACGCCCCCGAGGACGAGGGTTCCCAAGCCATCGCCTCGAACCTCATCGAGTTCCTCAAGCACGAGGTCAACCACGGTCGCCTCCCACCTAATCTCCTCCCCATCCAATCCGGCATCGGCAACATCGCCAACGCCGTCATTGGAGGCCTCAGCAAGGGTGGCGCCGACTTCAAGAACCTCAAAGTCTGGACCGAAGTCCTGCAAGACTCCTTCCTCGACCTCTTCGACAGCGGAAACCTCGACTTTGCAACAGCAACCTCCATCCGCTTCTCCCCCGACGGCTTCAAGCGCTTCTACGACAACTGGGACCGCTACGCCGGAAAACTCCTCCTCCGCTCCCAACAGGTCTCCAACTCCCCCGAGATCATCCGTCGTCTCGGCTGCATTGGAATGAACACGCCCGTCGAAGTCGACATCTACGCACACGCAAACAGTACCTGCGTGATGGGCTCGCGCATGCTGAACGGACTCGGCGGATCCGCCGATTTCCTGCGTAACTCCAAGTACAGTATCATGCACACTCCCTCCGCGCGTCCCAGCAAGACCGATCCCACCGGTGTGAGTTGCATTGTTCCGTTCGCTACGCACATCGATCAGACGGAGCATGATCTCGATGTCGTTGTTACCGAGCAGGGTCTTGCTGACGTTCGCGGGTTGTCGCCCCGTGAGCGTGCGCGCGTCATTATTAAGAATTGCTCGCACCCTGATTACACGCCGATCCTGACTGATTACCTTGACCGTGCGGAATTTGAGTGTCTGCGCAAGGGTATGGGTCACGAGCCGCATCTGCTTTTCCAGGCTTTCAACATGCACAAGAACCTGCAGGAGAAGGGTACCATGAAGATTGACTCTTGGGAGTAA
- a CDS encoding Histone deacetylase interacting, with amino-acid sequence MNSGNDNWHSSAGPPSHPGIDQMNQQPRPLGSFSQNHSQQGQASQPSGPVLPPPGGPYHPSQSGGHSLPGLAELSQTHGNPHQPSAYGQHPAGPSHNSGHSLPGIGQAMQHASPQLNRERERDSREREIIERQRQEEMAHRERERDHREQIERQLERREQPHHPVQSHTGSIPLHQPVANKVPNSIHGPGGLLSTLGGNPQNGHQGGPQSAAGLFGPQMQHGEGTPRSYMQHPGGPPGQPMIAYNAAGQQIPGNVAALAQGQQPILNDALSYLDQVKVRFVDQPDVYNRFLDIMKDFKSQAIDTPGVIQRVSTLFNGHPALIQGFNTFLPPGYRIECGTEDNPDAIRVTTPSGTNTLSMPRAGRPFETITNAPPSGDPHARSDFYRDQSRPGWQQGQQQDQQQGPASGSYSPGSRMLGGMYQQDGPGPAQEHHYGYPTQQEQQAASAMTHQQDHRGVAQLQGAASAASAGLSRASLMGVSGAGPNSSLTQPMNNLAGVGTGMLQGAQDLNKRGPVEFNHAISYVNKIKNRFSSAPEIYKQFLEILQTYQRESKPIQDVYGQVTQLFNTAPDLLEDFKQFLPESAAHAKQVAAQRQAEEQAPLSNLRGEPAGFTSQTPNRDVKMPPLGQFNVKDPKESKKRRGGPGGVGSISGPAGSEAARLSEASRAGQNSQFGNASKRPKYHHGKPSVDMANVSPTLVPALPEPLPPSVSMTPSQEEIAFFDRVKKFIANKQVFSDFLKLCNLYTTDLLDRHILVKRAEGYIGSNAELMSWFRRFMSAEEPEDKIIDPKANPESGIVNLAHCRSLGPSYRLLPKRERQKPCSGRDPLCNGVLNDDWASHPTWASEDSGFVAHRKNQYEDALHRIEEDRHDYDHHIEACTRTIQLIEPICQQFLYMSDAERMAFKLPQGLGGQSEAIYQRVIKKIYDRQRGEKVIRDMFLRPCHVLPIVLYRLKQKLEEWKACQREWDKVWREQMQRAYWRSLDHQAIATKQTDKKLFVAKNIQQDLQTKLEDAQAGRNSGRTSPKSQAEFQFNDTQVLLDAVYLLFLYFDRNTNGFGADPQRLMNFIRDFIPSFFGLDRYTFNLYLDEVYNAINDDDDTYANDDASNESRKAADLQKLDLLRDTLERGGQAEKPLKKDGAPSDHDEPQVVQVSSTVSESEDSFDVAELRWMEHPGKGNFNLEHEYTLNEKYKKKEHHMYCNLNILCFLRTFEILYSRLLRIKEQEESAREQVRRGVLPKAAHELCLIDRFPSDFFYDVDPKANLYKQIVRMCEEVIKGDIDQVHLEETLRRFYMQGGYLLYNLERIFSSISKFVASIFTGDSRDRSSDIVNLFFKEREKEETTHHQEIQYRKQVERLVKDGDIYRITFYPTDRRVTVQVMTSEDATLNNDELTPEERWSYYVTAFSMRDPTEGVQFSKMRMPLLKRNLPPKLEEDEEYERYYRSLQHHDGLIIRICANNYTMLYQPPTHDWFWRSNAPIPESDEDADAIKAQVDELAKEKVALREKRHDRFVEKFVNNPSWARGLSKDQVDESNQRFRSWVDGTLSDSPASGREGSASGSGSTAPAKAEAEKDDGADVEMTDAEPTEA; translated from the exons ATGAACTCTGGAAATGATAACTGGCACTCCTCTGCTGGACCGCCGTCGCATCCTGGCATCGATCAAATGAACCAGCAGCCTCGGCCCCTGGGGTCTTTCAG TCAAAATCACTCTCAGCAAGGCCAGGCCTCACAGCCCTCGGGCCCAGTACTTCCCCCTCCAGGTG GACCCTACCACCCTAGTCAGTCGGGTGGCCATTCTCTTCCTGGACTGGCAGAATTGAGCCAGACCCACGGAAATCCACACCAACCTTCCGCGTACGGCCAACACCCAGCAGGCCCGTCGCATAACAGTGGTCATTCTCTTCCAGGAATCGGTCAAGCCATGCAACACGCTTCTCCCCAGCTCAACCGCGAGCGGGAGCGGGACTCCAGGGAGCGCGAAATTATcgagcgccagcgccaggaAGAAATGGCGCACCGTGAGCGCGAGCGTGACCACCGCGAACAAATTGAACGGCAGCTAGAACGCCGCGAACAACCCCATCACCCTGTCCAGAGCCACACTGGCTCGATTCCCCTCCATCAACCCGTGGCCAATAAAGTCCCCAACTCCATCCACGGTCCGGGAGGACTCCTCTCGACCCTTGGCGGAAACCCGCAGAACGGCCACCAGGGTGGACCTCAGTCTGCCGCTGGCTTGTTCGGTCCTCAAATGCAGCATGGTGAAGGCACACCTCGCTCGTACATGCAGCACCCCGGTGGTCCACCAGGACAACCTATGATCGCGTACAACGCCGCCGGACAGCAAATTCCAGGAAATGTTGCAGCTCTCGCCCAGGGCCAGCAGCCAATTCTCAACGATGCTCTCAGCTACCTCGACCAGGTCAAGGTACGCTTTGTTGACCAGCCAGATGTTTACAACCGTTTCTTGGATATTATGAAGGATTTCAAGAGTCAGGCTATCGATACGCCTGGCGTGATACAACGTGTTTCGACACTTTTTAACGGTCATCCTGCTCTTATTCAAGGATTCAATACCTTTTTGCCTCCCGGCTACCGCATTGAGTGCGGCACCGAAGACAATCCTGATGCGATACGGGTCACAACCCCGTCGGGCACAAATACACTCAGCATGCCACGCGCAGGACGTCCCTTTGAGACAATTACCAACGCACCACCCTCCGGCGATCCGCATGCTCGGTCTGATTTCTATCGTGACCAGTCTCGACCTGGCTGGCAACAAGGGCAGCAGCAGGATCAGCAGCAGGGCCCCGCATCTGGATCCTACTCTCCTGGCTCGAGAATGCTGGGCGGTATGTATCAACAGGATGGACCAGGACCCGCGCAGGAGCATCATTATGGTTACCCCACCCAGCAAGAGCAACAAGCTGCATCCGCTATGACTCATCAGCAAGATCACCGTGGAGTGGCACAGCTGCAAGGCGCTGCTTCTGCAGCGTCCGCAGGACTTAGCAGGGCGTCTCTTATGGGGGTTTCGGGTGCTGGACCGAACTCTAGTCTCACTCAACCGATGAACAACCTGGCTGGCGTCGGCACTGGTATGCTCCAGGGTGCTCAGGACCTGAACAAGCGTGGCCCCGTGGAGTTTAACCACGCCATTAGTTATGTGAATAAGATCAAAAACCGCTTCTCCAGTGCGCCAGAGATCTACAAGCAGTTCCTCGAGATACTCCAGACTTACCAGCGGGAGTCGAAGCCTATTCAGGATGTCTATGGCCAGGTTACTCAGTTGTTCAACACTGCGCCGGATCTCTTGGAGGATTTCAAACAGTTCCTGCCGGAATCCGCCGCGCATGCCAAACAAGTAGCTGCGCAGCGCCAAGCCGAAGAGCAAGCACCTCTCAGCAATCTCCGTGGCGAACCCGCTGGTTTCACCTCCCAGACTCCTAACCGTGATGTCAAGATGCCTCCTCTGGGCCAGTTCAATGTGAAGGACCCCAAGGAAAGCAAGAAGCGTCGTGGTGGCCCAGGTGGTGTTGGCTCCATCTCGGGCCCTGCCGGGTCTGAAGCTGCTCGTTTGTCCGAGGCAAGCAGAGCTGGCCAGAATTCGCAGTTTGGCAACGCCAGTAAAAGACCGAAATATCATCATGGAAAGCCTTCTGTCGACATGGCTAATGTATCTCCTACTTTGGTTCCTGCTCTTCCAGAGCCTCTTCCTCCCTCGGTCTCCATGACTCCTAGCCAGGAAGAAATCGCGTTCTTTGACCGCGTGAAGAAGTTCATCGCCAACAAACAAGTGTTTAGCGACTTCCTTAAGCTTTGTAACCTGTACACCACGGATCTCCTCGACCGCCACATTCTGGTCAAGAGGGCCGAGGGATACATTGGTTCCAATGCCGAGCTCATGAGCTGGTTTAGACGGTTCATGAGTGCCGAAGAGCCTGAGGATAAGATCATCGACCCCAAGGCGAACCCAGAATCAGGTATCGTCAACCTGGCTCACTGCCGGTCTCTGGGACCGAGTTACCGACTACTCCCAAAGCGCGAACGTCAAAAGCCCTGTAGTGGGCGCGATCCGCTTTGCAACGGTGTTCTCAATGACGATTGGGCCTCACATCCCACCTGGGCTTCGGAAGATTCTGGCTTTGTTGCCCACCGCAAGAACCAGTATGAAGATGCTTTGCATCGAATTGAAGAAGACCGCCACGATTACGATCACCACATCGAGGCTTGTACCCGTACCATCCAGCTGATTGAGCCCATTTGCCAGCAATTCCTTTACATGAGCGATGCGGAACGCATGGCCTTCAAATTGCCACAAGGTCTCGGTGGTCAAAGCGAGGCAATCTATCAGCGTGTCATCAAGAAGATTTACGACCGTCAACGCGGCGAGAAGGTCATTCGAGACATGTTCCTTCGTCCATGCCACGTTCTTCCCATTGTCCTTTACCGCCTGAAGCAGAAGCTAGAGGAATGGAAGGCCTGCCAGCGCGAGTGGGATAAGGTCTGGCGCGAACAGATGCAGCGAGCATACTGGCGCAGTCTTGACCACCAAGCCATCGCAACCAAGCAAACCGACAAGAAGCTCTTTGTTGCCAAGAACATCCAGCAAGACCTGCAGACCAAGCTTGAGGATGCACAGGCTGGTCGCAACAGTGGTCGGACCTCGCCCAAGTCCCAGGCTGAGTTCCAGTTTAACGACACCCAGGTCCTCCTAGACGCTGTCTACTTGCTTTTCTTGTACTTTGACCGCAACACCAACGGCTTTGGCGCTGATCCTCAGCGTCTCATGAACTTTATCAGGGATTTTATTCCTAGTTTCTTCGGCCTGGACCGTTACACCTTCAACTTGTACCTGGATGAAGTCTACAACGCCATcaatgatgacgatgatacTTATGCCAATGATGATGCCTCGAACGAAAGCCGCAAGGCGGCGGACTTGCAGAAGCTGGATCTTCTGCGTGATACCCTTGAACGCGGAGGCCAGGCTGAGAAGCCTCTCAAGAAGGATGGTGCTCCGAGCGACCATGATGAACCCCAGGTTGTCCAAGTTTCTTCCACCGTCTCTGAGTCTGAGGACTCTTTTGACGTGGCTGAACTGCGCTGGATGGAGCATCCCGGAAAGGGCAACTTCAATCTTGAGCATGAATACACACTCAACGAGAAgtacaagaagaaggaacaCCACATGTACTGCAACCTCAACATCCTCTGCTTCTTGCGTACTTTTGAGATCCTTTACTCGCGTCTCCTGCGCATCAAGGAGCAGGAGGAGTCAGCCCGCGAACAAGTCCGACGCGGTGTTTTACCCAAGGCCGCTCACGAGTTGTGCTTGATTGACCGATTCCCTAGTGATTTCTTCTACGACGTCGACCCCAAAGCCAACCTCTACAAGCAGATCGTGCGTATGTGTGAAGAGGTTATCAAGGGTGACATCGATCAGGTTCACCTGGAAGAGACCCTGCGTCGGTTCTACATGCAGGGCGGATACCTCCTCTACAACCTGGAACGTATCTTCTCCTCGATTTCCAAGTTCGTGGCGTCTATCTTTACCGGTGACTCTCGTGACCGCAGTTCCGATATTGTCAATCTCTTTTTCAAGGAAcgggagaaggaggagactACCCACCACCAGGAGATCCAGTACCGTAAACAAGTCGAGCGACTGGTCAAGGATGGAGATATCTATCGCATCACCTTC TACCCAACTGACCGCCGCGTCACCGTTCAAGTGATGACCAGCGAAGACGCAACCCTCAACAACGACGAACTCACTCCAGAAGAGCGCTGGTCCTACTATGTGACCGCCTTCTCGATGCGCGACCCAACCGAAGGCGTGCAATTTTCCAAAATGCGCATGCCCCTACTGAAGCGCAACCTTCCTCCCAAGctcgaagaagacgaagagtaCGAGCGCTACTACCGCAGTCTTCAGCACCACGACGGCCTGATTATCCGCATTTGCGCCAACAACTACACCATGCTGTACCAGCCACCCACCCATGACTGGTTCTGGCGTTCCAACGCTCCCATCCCAGAGAGTGACGAAGACGCCGATGCAATCAAGGCGCAGGTCGACGAGCTCGCCAAGGAGAAGGTCGCGCTGCGCGAGAAGCGCCACGACCGCTTCGTCGAGAAGTTCGTCAACAACCCGTCCTGGGCCCGCGGCCTAAGCAAGGACCAGGTGGACGAGAGCAACCAGCGCTTCCGGTCCTGGGTCGATGGAACCCTCTCCGACAGTCCTGCTTCGGGCCGTGAGGGATCTGCATCCGGTTCTGGCTCTACGGCCCCCGCTAAAGCGGAGGCGGAGAAGGATGATGGTGCGGATGTTGAGATGACCGATGCCGAGCCTACCGAGGCGTAG
- a CDS encoding Protein phosphatase PP2A regulatory subunit B translates to MVDRDPGTPTWKFTQCFGDKGDVEDITEADIISTVEFDHTGNYLATGDKGGRVVLFERNETKKTCEYKFHTEFQSHEPEFDYLKSLEIEEKINKIKWCRRQNASHFLLSTNDKTIKLWKVFDKSLKVVAENNLSNELTPANPVGGGGMARAPRISFKDPSMLKLPRLTHHDTVVAAVPRRTYANAHAYHINSISVNSDGETFISSDDLRVNLWNLNIQDQSFNIVDIKPANMEELTEVITAAEFHPVSCNWFMYASSKGTIKLADMRQRALCDEHAKQFEQEEDASSRSFFSEIISSISDVRFSNDGRYIVSRDYLTVKIWDVNMERQPIKTIPIHEHLRPRLCDTYENDSIFDKFEVVFSGDAENVMTGSYNNNFMIYPTEEQKDTEIVLQADKSAFKAKKVGVPTPMSKGNGKKASSRSGSPAGPGSRMKKETDADQIDFNKKILHMSWHPFEDSIAIAATNNLFVFSAL, encoded by the exons ATGGTAGACAGAGATCCAGGCACACCTACCTGGAAGTTTACACA ATGCTTTGGCGATAAAGGCGATGTAGAAGATATCACAGAAG CGGACATCATCTCGACCGTCGAATTTGACCACACCGGTAACTACCTGGCTACTGGTGACAAGGGAGGAAGGGTGGTGTTGTTCGAGCGAAACGAGACG AAAAAAACCTGCGAGTATAAGTTTCACACAGAGTTCCAATCACACGAGCCGGAGTTCGATTATCTCAAGTCGCTAGAGATCgaagagaagatcaacaagaTAAAATGGTGCCGACGACAGAACGCATCCCATTTCCTCCTTTCGACGAACGACAAGACGATAAAGCTTTGGAAGGTCTTCGACAAGTCTCTGAAAGTGGTCGCCGAGAACAACCTATCGAATGAACTGACTCCTGCGAACCCGGTTGGGGGCGGGGGTATGGCTCGCGCACCCCGCATATCCTTCAAGGACCCCTCTATGCTCAAGCTGCCTCGTCTGACACACCATGACACTGTTGTTGCCGCTGTCCCGCGGAGAACATACGCCAACGCTCACGCGTATCATATAAATAGCATCTCCGTTAACAGCGATGGTGAAACCTTCATCAGCAGTGACGATCTGCGAGTGAACCTATGGAATCTCAACATCCAGGACCAAAGCTTCAACATCGTGGATATCAAGCCAGCGAATATGGAGGAACTCACAGAAGTCATCACTGCGGCCGAGTTCCACCCAGTCAGCTGTAACTGGTTCATGTATGCCAGCTCCAAGGGCACAATCAAGCTTGCGGATATGCGGCAACGGGCGTTGTGTGATGAACACGCCAAGC AGTtcgaacaagaagaagatgccTCGTCACGTTCCTTCTTCTCTGAGATTATCTCCTCCATCTCCGACGTACGATTCTCCAACGATGGGCGGTACATTGTGTCCAGGGACTACTTGACAGTGAAGATTTGGGATGTGAACATGGAACGCCAGCCCATCAAGACCATCCCCATCCACGAGCACCTGCGCCCTCGCCTTTGCGATACCTACGAGAACGATAGCATCTTCGACAAGTTCGAGGTGGTCTTCTCAGGAGACGCGGAGAACGTCATGACCGGCAGTTACAACAACAACTTCATGATCTACCCTACAGAAGAACAGAAGGATACGGAAATTGTGCTCCAGGCAGACAAGTCGGCATTCAAGGCAAAGAAGGTTGGTGTACCGACACCGATGAGCAAGGGTAACGGAAAGAAGGCCAGCTCGCGATCCGGCAGTCCTGCCGGCCCAGGCAGTCGCATGAAGAAGGAAACAGATGCGGATCAGATCGACTTCAacaagaagatcttgcaCATGAGCTGGCATCCATTCGAAGACAGCATTGCAATTGCGGCGACAAACAAT ctctttgtcttctccGCTCTCTAA
- a CDS encoding Fumarate reductase Osm1, putative yields MAAPQVIVVGGGLSGLSAAHTTYLNGGNVLVLDKQAFFGGNSTKATSGINGALTRTQTDLGIQDSVKQFYEDTLKSARDKARPDLIKVLTYKSASAVEWLQDVFNLDLTLVSRLGGHTHPRTHRGHDAKFPGMAITYALMQRLEDLAEKEPGRVQIVKKANVTSINKSGNNVTGVTYTINGEEKSVDGVVILATGGYAADFSETSLLKKHRPDTFGLSSTNGTHATGDGQKMLMAIGANGIDMDKVQVHPTGLVDPKDPDAKFKFLAAEALRGEGGLLLNSDGQRFSDELGHRDYVSGKMWEEKEKGKWPIRLVLNSKASKVLDFHTRHYSGRGLMKKMTGAELVAEIGCGEAALKKTFDEYNLIADGKKKDPWNKRFFHNMPFQLDDEFHVALMEPVLHFTMGGIEINEHAQVLNSEQKPFDGLYACGELAGGVHGANRLGGSSLLGCVVYGRVAGDSASQYLFQKLLTTGSSAASQRLGQISLHIDPNIPGKISVEWAGAATGGNLPTLAPLAAPAPDIEAPASKPDPATFKIPETEYSMEEVATHNTKDDLWVVVKGVILDLTNWVDEHPGGANALYNFMGRDATEEFAMLHDDEVIPKYAAQTVIGRVKGETPSLEL; encoded by the exons ATGGCTGCACCTCAAGTCATTGTGGTCGGTGGTGGCC TCTCCGGTCTCAGCGCCGCACACACTACCTACCTCAACGGTGGCAACGTCCTCGTTTTGGACAAGCAGGCTTTCTTCGGTGGTAACTCTACCAAGGCCACCTCCGGTATCAACGGTGCTCTCACTCGCACCCAAACCGATCTCGGCATCCAAGACAGCGTCAAGCAGTTCTACGAAGATACTCTCAAGTCCGCCCGTGACAAGGCCCGCCCCGACCTGATCAAGGTCCTGACATACAAGTCTGCCTCCGCCGTTGAGTGGCTGCAGGATGTTTTCAACCTCGACCTCACTCTCGTCTCCCGTCTCGGGGGCCACACTCACCCCCGCACACACCGTGGCCATGATGCCAAGTTTCCCGGTATGGCCATCACCTACGCCCTGATGCAGCGACTGGAAGACCTCGCGGAAAAGGAGCCCGGTCGTGTCCAGATCGTCAAAAAGGCCAACGTCACCTCCATTAACAAGTCTGGTAACAATGTCACCGGTGTCACCTACACCATCAACGGCGAGGAGAAGTCTGTCGACGGTGTCGTCATTCTCGCTACCGGTGGTTATGCCGCTGATTTCAGTGAGACCTCCCTCCTCAAGAAGCATCGCCCCGACACCTTTGGTTTATCCTCCACCAACGGCACCCACGCTACCGGTGATGGTCAGAAGATGCTGATGGCTATCGGCGCCAATGGCATCGACATGGACAAGGTCCAGGTCCACCCCACTGGTCTTGTCGACCCTAAGGACCCAGATGCCAAGTTCAAGTTCCTTGCTGCCGAAGCCCTCCGCGGTGAAGGTGGTCTGCTCCTCAACTCCGACGGTCAGCGCTTCTCTGACGAGCTCGGCCACCGCGACTACGTCTCCGGCAAGATGtgggaagagaaggaaaagggCAAGTGGCCCATCCGCCTCGTTCTCAACAGCAAAGCCTCCAAAGTTCTGGACTTCCACACCCGCCACTACTCCGGCCGCGGcctgatgaagaagatgacaggCGCTGAACTCGTTGCCGAAATCGGCTGCGGCGAAGCAGCTCTCAAGAAGACCTTCGACGAGTACAATCTCATCGCcgatggcaagaagaaggaccCCTGGAACAAGCGTTTCTTCCACAACATGCCCTTCCAGCTCGACGACGAGTTCCACGTCGCTCTCATGGAACCCGTCCTGCACTTCACTATGGGAGGCATCGAAATCAACGAGCACGCCCAGGTCCTCAACAGCGAACAAAAGCCCTTCGACGGCCTCTACGCCTGCGGTGAACTCGCTGGTGGCGTCCACGGCGCCAATCGTCTGGGTGGATCTTCCCTCCTCGGCTGTGTCGTTTACGGCCGTGTTGCAGGTGACTCTGCCTCCCAGTACCTCTTCCAAAAGCTCCTCACCACGGGCTCCTCCGCTGCCTCCCAGCGTCTCGGCCAGATCTCCCTCCACATCGACCCCAACATCCCCGGCAAGATCTCTGTCGAGTGGGCCGGTGCCGCCACCGGCGGAAACCTGCCCACTCTCGCTCCCCTCGCTGCCCCTGCTCCCGACATCGAGGCTCCAGCCTCCAAGCCTGATCCGGCGACTTTCAAGATCCCAGAGACCGAGTATTCCATGGAGGAAGTCGCCACGCATAACACCAAGGATGACCTTTGGGTCGTGGTCAAGGGCGTCATTCTCGATCTCACTAACTGGGTCGATGAGCACCCCGGTGGTGCAAACGCGCTTTATAACTTCATGGGTCGTGATGCGACCGAGGAGTTCGCTATGCTTCACGATGATGAGGTTATTCCCAAGTACGCTGCTCAAACTGTGATCGGTCGTGTCAAGGGTGAGACCCCCAGCTTGGAGCTGTAG